One window of the Populus nigra chromosome 4, ddPopNigr1.1, whole genome shotgun sequence genome contains the following:
- the LOC133691639 gene encoding two-pore potassium channel 3-like: MDEPFLSKTIAEEISRPSPRREHPSNYLDLGQSLRQSTAHLVTNDVIIPIITTPNTSSFVNLIANLNKEKTRLAHRSHSAPSVFTDSKESFTDSFDPRQAPKSTPLIVRQAFIAVFLYILVVVLIFLVGGRFKGTETIKPVDALYFTVVTLCTIGYGDIVPDTIFTKLFTCVFVLVGFGFIDILLNGLVTYICDRQEAVLLSTMDESKSITMVQAYMIDKAKGRMRIRMKVGMASAVVIVCIAVGTISARYLEKLDWVDSFYLSVTSVTTVGYGDFAFSTITGRCFAIIWLSVSTLAVARAFLYLTELRIDKRNRRIAKWILHKKMTLGDLVAADLDNDGSISKSEFVIYKLKEMGMIAEKDMLQICNQFDSLDSTSCGKITLADLMQRD; the protein is encoded by the exons ATGGATGAGCCTTTTCTCTCCAAAACAATAGCAGAAGAGATCAGCAGGCCATCACCAAGAAGAGAACATCCCTCTAACTACCTTGATCTTGGCCAGTCTCTACGTCAATCGACTGCACATCTTGTAACTAATGATGTCATTATCCCCATTATCACTACACCAAACACTTCTTCATTTGTAAATCTCATAGCCAATTTGAACAAAGAGAAAACAAGACTCGCTCACCGATCCCATTCAGCTCCATCTGTGTTTACTGACTCCAAGGAGTCTTTTACGGATTCTTTTGACCCCCGACAAGCCCCAAAATCTACTCCTTTGATCGTTCGGCAGGCTTTTATTGCcgtattcttatatatattggtCGTTGTGTTGATATTCCTTGTCGGTGGTAGATTCAAGGGAACTGAAACAATCAAGCCTGTAGACGCCTTGTACTTCACCGTGGTCACACTTTGCACCATAGGCTACGGTGATATTGTTCCAGATACAATATTTACCAAGTTATTTACTTGTGTTTTCGTTTTGGTTGGTTTTGGTTTCATCGATATTTTGCTAAATGGATTAGTCACATACATTTGCGACAGGCAAGAAGCAGTTCTGTTAAGCACCATGGATGAGAGTAAGTCCATCACTATGGTTCAAGCTTATATGATAGACAAAGCTAAAGGTAGAATGAGGATCAGAATGAAAGTGGGCATGGCTTCAGCAGTTGTCATTGTTTGCATTGCGGTAGGAACTATTTCGGCGCGCTACCTAGAGAAGTTGGATTGGGTTGATAGTTTTTATCTGTCTGTTACTTCTGTGACAACCGTAGGCTATGGGGATTTTGCTTTCTCGACCATAACTGGAAGATGTTTTGCCATTATTTGGCTATCAGTAAGCACATTGGCAGTTGCCAGGGCATTTCTATACCTGACTGAGCTAAGGATTGACAAGAGAAATCGCAGGATTGCGAAATGGATTCTTCACAAAAAGATGACACTCGGCGATTTAGTAGCTGCAGACCTTGATAATGATGGATCCATCAG CAAATCTGAATTTGTTATTTACAAACTTAAGGAGATGGGGATGATAGCAGAGAAAGACATGCTTCAGATCTGCAACCAATTTGATTCATTAGATAGTACCAGCTGTGGCAAAATCACTCTTGCGGATCTCATGCAACGTGACTAG